From the genome of Haloarcula taiwanensis:
GGTCGGGTCCGCGGCAATACGGTCGACGTCGGTCTGCTGTGCGGCGTTCATAGCTGGCTCCTGTGGGGTCGTCTCCGCTTCGGTCGATTGTTCTTTTGCACCCGGTGCGCTGGCACAGCCCGCAAGGGCGGCCGTGCCGACGCCCAGGGCTTCTAACACCCGCCTCCGCGTCGCCGTCGGAATAGTTGACATCGGGGGGTCACTTCCTACAGATGGGACTCGGCGCGTGACCTGTATATATGGGGCCGGCGAATCTCAGCCGTTGAGACGCGTTCTTATGCGGTAAGAACGGCACTGAACGTGTTCGGGTTGGTGGTAATGTAGTCCCGGAAACTGCCGACATCCCGGTCCGCTTCCGAGCAACTGATAGCGGCCGTCGTGCAGTGGTGACCGAAAACTCCGAGTCGGCATCCATTTGAGCGCTGACCGCTTCCGTGGTACTATGACTGCGATTTCGCCATCTTTCGGCGGTCGAGACGCACGCGATGTGTGGTAACCATGTCGGGCAAAGACGACTACTACAACAGAGCGAAGCAGGAGGGGTATCGCGCGCGGTCAGCCTACAAGCTCCAGCAACTGGACGACACGGCCGGCCTGCTCGGCGAGGGACGGACCGTCGTCGACCTCGGGGCCGCCCCGGGCGGCTGGATGCAGGTCGCGGCCGAGCGCATCGGCGAGCGCGGGACGCTGGTCGGTGTCGACCGCCAGACCATCGACGATTTGGAGGACCCCGAACCGACCGTCGAGTACGTCCGCGGCGACATGACTGAGGACAGCACGAAAGACGAAATCCGGGACATAGTCGGCGAGAGCGACGGCGAGGGCGGCCCGGTCGACGTGGTCATCTCCGACATGGCTCCGAACATGACCGGGCAGTACGACCTCGACCACGCCCGGTCGGTCCATCTGGTCCGGCAGGCCTTCGAGGTCGCGACGGACCTGCTCGATGCCGGCGGGGACTTCTGTGCGAAAGTGTTCGACGGGCAGGACCTAGACGACCTCATCGCCGACATCGAACCGGAGTTCGAGTACGTCCGCGAGGTCCGTCCCGACGCCTCGCGGGACTCCTCCTCGGAGCTGTATCTGGTGGCGAAACACCGCCTGACCGGGCCGGTCCGCGAGGGTGATATCATCGACGTCACCATCGACGACATCGGCGAGGAGGGCGACGGTATCGCCAAAGTCGAGAACTTCACCGTCTTCGTCAGCGGTGTCGAAGAGGGCGAAACAGTCGAGGTCCGCATCGACGACGTGAAGCCCCGGTACGCGTTCGCTGAACCGGTCGAATAAGCCGCTTGCAGCTGTTTTCAGTCGGCGCTCGCCGGGGCCGTAACGACGTCGTTTCGGCGGGCGAAGCCGACGACAGCGTAGACGAACGGCGTGTCGACGACAGCGATAGCGAGCTTTAACAGGTACTGGCCGACGATGAGCGCCAGCGCCTCGGCCGGTGGGACGCCCTGAAACAGGACGAAGCCGACGCCGACGAAGATGACCGTATCGATAAGCTGGCTGGAGGCCGTCGAACCGATGTTGCGGAGCCAGAGCTTCTCGCCGTCGGTTCGGTCCCGAAGCCAGTGGAAGACGAACACGTCCCAGTTCTGGCTCACGACGTAGGCCGACAGGCTGGCAACGACGATGGCTGTGCTGGCCCCGAGGACGTTCCGGAAGGCCGCGAGGTCGACTGGCTGTGCCGACTGCGGGAGGCCGGGCGCGAAGATGGTGCTCCAGACCAGCGCCAGCAGGACGAAGTTCATCGCGAACCCGACGTTGACGACGACCGTCGCGGCCCGCCGGCCG
Proteins encoded in this window:
- a CDS encoding integral membrane-like protein; its protein translation is MTSERSEAVRVGLVALFVTALVTSQVTASKLLAFSLPFSLPLAGSTLVLPGAALAYALTFFASDCYAELYGRRAATVVVNVGFAMNFVLLALVWSTIFAPGLPQSAQPVDLAAFRNVLGASTAIVVASLSAYVVSQNWDVFVFHWLRDRTDGEKLWLRNIGSTASSQLIDTVIFVGVGFVLFQGVPPAEALALIVGQYLLKLAIAVVDTPFVYAVVGFARRNDVVTAPASAD
- a CDS encoding 23S rRNA (uridine(2552)-2'-O)-methyltransferase (Specifically methylates the uridine in position 2552 of 23S rRNA in the fully assembled 50S ribosomal subunit); translated protein: MSGKDDYYNRAKQEGYRARSAYKLQQLDDTAGLLGEGRTVVDLGAAPGGWMQVAAERIGERGTLVGVDRQTIDDLEDPEPTVEYVRGDMTEDSTKDEIRDIVGESDGEGGPVDVVISDMAPNMTGQYDLDHARSVHLVRQAFEVATDLLDAGGDFCAKVFDGQDLDDLIADIEPEFEYVREVRPDASRDSSSELYLVAKHRLTGPVREGDIIDVTIDDIGEEGDGIAKVENFTVFVSGVEEGETVEVRIDDVKPRYAFAEPVE